One genomic region from Nitrospinota bacterium encodes:
- a CDS encoding molecular chaperone TorD family protein gives MSGFLKSIGVDLAPGAGESDDTLLDELAAEYCALFVQPGSAQPYESVYLEGRHLAPAADKVEITYQKSGFEYRKSYPNIFPDHAGIELAFIASLLDARIKNIKEGVLTDEDGYEMERMSFISAHPAKWMRDYFLKVSAQAKLKFYSAILDFAAGFIESEVEEAAANATRCETKQ, from the coding sequence ATGTCCGGGTTTCTTAAAAGCATTGGCGTGGACTTGGCGCCTGGGGCCGGGGAGAGCGACGACACGTTGCTGGATGAGTTGGCGGCGGAATACTGCGCGCTTTTCGTCCAGCCCGGTTCAGCCCAGCCATATGAATCGGTTTACCTGGAGGGGCGGCACCTGGCGCCAGCCGCCGACAAGGTGGAGATAACCTACCAGAAGTCAGGTTTTGAATACAGGAAATCATATCCCAATATCTTCCCTGATCACGCCGGGATCGAGCTTGCCTTCATAGCTTCCCTGCTGGACGCCAGGATAAAGAACATCAAAGAGGGCGTGCTGACGGATGAAGATGGATATGAAATGGAACGAATGTCTTTCATATCCGCGCATCCAGCCAAGTGGATGAGGGATTATTTCCTGAAAGTATCCGCGCAGGCCAAGTTGAAATTTTACTCAGCCATTCTCGATTTTGCGGCGGGATTTATCGAGAGCGAGGTAGAAGAAGCGGCCGCGAACGCCACCCGTTGCGAGACGAAGCAGTAA
- a CDS encoding molybdopterin-dependent oxidoreductase, with translation MDFSRRRFLQLGAATGAAMAAIGKKANAMELNPGGKSVTKKGVERKAVPYTCMTCNIEDGGIAYVEDGRIVKLEGNPKQPGNRGRLCAKGNAGFQHVYDPERILFPLKRVGKRGEGKWKRISWDEALNEVAGKIREHIKSGKDRDEICFKWGRNRTHGFIDRWMNALGSSATMNHTSVCESSKKIGMEATWGPDIETPDFANTKYILNFGSNILEAAYFHNPYAQRIMDGVVGNKAKMVTFDVRLSNTAAKSDEWHPVFPGTDGVIALAMANVIMQEGLYDAEFIRDWVNVSADELKSYLAKYTPAMAESYSGVKAEDIIRIAREFATAKPATTYTYRGPCKHMYGSYNERSCMLLPIITGNIERKGGYCLPRGMGWDGVEPNPPKPKGHSVLHQPHDYPLAGHHVSHHIPYLILEGKAKVAIWMDYYDNPAYTYPSAHVWRKIYQDEKLIPYFITFSPVISETSLYADIILPDVSYLERHDPENMPSDLLPWIGLRQPVVKPMGDSREFRDVILDLANRIDPDGSLGIKKYFSYGTTADYMHKHFDNVKGLKDVGGYEYLKKNGVFPDYGQLNPEDYRYYKDGKLVEPEYGLHMKEDPNGVEVNGKKRAGFGTPSKKIEIKTDHYAKAGFNPMPVFKEHPWHWEKGKKKLKPGQMVLTTFKWNVHTQSRTGNLPLLSEIVHKNPAWINSKTAAKLGIKNNDLIRITSGVGYMVTRANVTESIHPEVVAVSTAVGHKVGGRFATANKGAKSHQWATDDPEHKQMWWDDAGVHPNDIIPVCTDPIGGSQGWFDAVVSVEKAHKGDKYGDVVADVDKAIAFYKETLTYNVAGANHKKVHSELASNATPEKSTVAVAKNDKGYNDFNPVIV, from the coding sequence ATGGATTTCAGCAGACGAAGGTTTTTGCAGTTAGGCGCCGCCACCGGAGCGGCCATGGCGGCCATTGGCAAGAAAGCCAATGCCATGGAGCTAAACCCGGGTGGAAAATCGGTGACAAAAAAGGGTGTGGAGCGCAAGGCCGTCCCCTACACCTGCATGACATGCAACATTGAAGACGGCGGCATCGCCTATGTCGAGGATGGCCGGATAGTGAAGCTGGAGGGCAACCCGAAGCAACCCGGAAACCGCGGCAGGCTTTGCGCCAAGGGCAACGCCGGATTCCAGCATGTTTATGACCCGGAGAGGATACTTTTCCCGCTCAAGCGTGTAGGCAAGAGGGGCGAAGGAAAATGGAAAAGGATTTCGTGGGACGAGGCTCTCAATGAGGTGGCCGGGAAGATCCGTGAGCACATCAAGTCCGGCAAGGATCGCGACGAGATATGCTTCAAATGGGGCAGAAACCGCACCCACGGATTTATTGACAGGTGGATGAACGCCTTGGGCTCTTCGGCCACAATGAACCACACCTCGGTGTGCGAGTCGTCTAAGAAGATAGGCATGGAAGCCACTTGGGGTCCGGATATCGAGACGCCGGACTTCGCCAACACCAAGTACATCCTCAACTTCGGGAGCAACATCCTGGAGGCCGCCTATTTCCACAACCCGTACGCCCAGAGGATCATGGACGGCGTGGTGGGAAACAAGGCCAAGATGGTAACTTTCGACGTGCGTCTTTCCAACACCGCCGCCAAGTCCGACGAGTGGCATCCGGTGTTCCCAGGCACAGATGGCGTCATCGCCCTGGCGATGGCCAACGTCATCATGCAGGAAGGGTTGTACGACGCCGAGTTCATCCGCGACTGGGTAAACGTGTCGGCCGACGAGCTGAAGTCCTACCTGGCCAAGTACACGCCCGCCATGGCCGAAAGCTACAGCGGCGTGAAAGCGGAGGACATTATCCGCATCGCCAGGGAGTTCGCCACGGCCAAACCCGCCACCACCTACACCTACCGCGGCCCCTGCAAGCACATGTACGGATCTTACAACGAGCGGTCGTGCATGCTGTTGCCGATCATTACCGGCAACATCGAGCGGAAGGGCGGCTACTGCCTTCCCCGCGGGATGGGTTGGGACGGCGTGGAGCCAAACCCGCCAAAACCCAAAGGGCACAGTGTCCTCCATCAGCCTCACGACTATCCGCTGGCGGGGCACCATGTGAGCCATCACATTCCCTACCTGATACTGGAAGGGAAGGCGAAGGTGGCCATATGGATGGACTATTATGACAACCCTGCGTACACCTATCCTTCCGCCCATGTGTGGAGGAAGATTTACCAGGATGAGAAGCTCATTCCGTATTTCATCACGTTCAGCCCGGTGATAAGCGAGACTTCCCTGTACGCCGACATCATCCTTCCGGACGTCAGCTATCTGGAGAGGCACGACCCGGAAAATATGCCCAGTGACCTTCTGCCGTGGATTGGCCTCCGCCAGCCGGTTGTAAAACCGATGGGCGATTCCAGGGAGTTCCGTGACGTGATACTGGATCTTGCCAACCGGATCGATCCGGACGGAAGCCTGGGGATCAAGAAGTACTTCTCCTACGGCACCACGGCGGACTACATGCATAAGCACTTTGACAACGTCAAAGGGCTCAAGGATGTGGGCGGATACGAGTACCTGAAGAAGAACGGCGTGTTCCCTGATTACGGTCAGTTGAACCCGGAGGACTACAGGTACTACAAGGACGGCAAACTTGTGGAGCCGGAGTATGGCCTGCACATGAAGGAAGATCCGAACGGCGTGGAGGTAAATGGAAAGAAGAGGGCCGGTTTCGGCACTCCCTCCAAGAAGATCGAGATCAAGACCGACCATTACGCCAAGGCTGGTTTCAACCCGATGCCGGTGTTCAAGGAGCATCCGTGGCACTGGGAGAAAGGCAAAAAGAAACTAAAACCGGGGCAGATGGTGCTGACCACCTTCAAGTGGAACGTACACACCCAGTCCAGAACCGGCAACCTGCCGTTGCTGTCGGAGATAGTCCACAAGAACCCAGCGTGGATAAACTCCAAGACCGCGGCGAAGCTTGGGATCAAGAACAACGACCTGATCAGGATCACGTCCGGCGTAGGTTATATGGTAACCCGCGCCAACGTGACCGAGTCCATCCATCCGGAAGTGGTGGCTGTTTCAACAGCCGTGGGCCACAAGGTGGGCGGCAGGTTCGCCACGGCCAACAAGGGCGCGAAGTCGCACCAGTGGGCCACTGACGATCCGGAGCACAAGCAGATGTGGTGGGATGACGCTGGCGTCCACCCGAACGACATCATCCCGGTATGCACCGATCCGATCGGCGGTTCCCAGGGATGGTTTGACGCGGTGGTCTCCGTGGAGAAAGCCCATAAGGGAGACAAGTACGGTGATGTAGTGGCCGATGTGGATAAGGCTATCGCCTTCTATAAGGAGACGCTAACCTACAACGTGGCCGGGGCCAACCACAAGAAGGTCCATTCGGAACTGGCGTCCAACGCCACTCCGGAAAAATCCACCGTAGCAGTCGCCAAAAACGATAAGGGGTATAATGACTTTAACCCTGTCATCGTCTAG